One Microbacterium trichothecenolyticum DNA window includes the following coding sequences:
- the xylA gene encoding xylose isomerase encodes MPTPTRDDKFSFGLWTIGYNGADPFGGPTRPALDVVHAVEKLSELGAYGLTFHDDDLFAFGSTDAERQMQIDRLKGALADTGVIVPMVTTNLFSAPVFKDGGFTSNDRQVRRFALRKVLRNLDLAAELGAKTFVMWGGREGAEYDSAKDIRQALERYREAVNLLGDYVTDKGYDIRFAIEPKPNEPRGDILLPTLGHAIAFIDSLERPELVGLNPEVGHEQMAGLNFAAGIAQALYHGKLFHIDLNGQRGIKYDQDLVFGHGDLHNAFALVDLLENGGYSADGHPGVPAYDGPRHFDYKPSRTEDESGVWDSVSANMNTYLLLKERAAAFRADPEVQEALAAAKVPELAQPTLNEGESYDDLLADRSAYEDFDTDAYLGGKGFGFVRLQQLATEHLLGAR; translated from the coding sequence ATGCCCACCCCCACCCGCGATGACAAGTTCTCGTTCGGACTCTGGACCATCGGCTACAACGGCGCCGACCCGTTCGGCGGCCCGACCCGCCCGGCGCTGGACGTCGTGCACGCGGTCGAGAAGCTCTCGGAGCTCGGCGCCTACGGCCTGACCTTCCACGACGACGACCTCTTCGCCTTCGGCTCCACGGATGCCGAGCGCCAGATGCAGATCGACCGCCTCAAGGGCGCTCTCGCCGACACCGGCGTGATCGTGCCGATGGTCACGACGAACCTCTTCTCGGCCCCCGTCTTCAAGGACGGCGGCTTCACCTCGAACGACCGCCAGGTGCGTCGTTTCGCGCTGCGCAAGGTGCTGCGCAACCTCGACCTCGCCGCCGAGCTCGGCGCGAAGACGTTCGTGATGTGGGGCGGCCGCGAGGGTGCCGAGTACGACTCCGCGAAGGACATCCGCCAGGCCCTCGAGCGCTACCGCGAGGCCGTCAACCTGCTCGGCGACTACGTCACCGACAAGGGCTACGACATCCGTTTCGCGATCGAGCCCAAGCCCAACGAGCCCCGCGGCGACATCCTGCTGCCGACCCTCGGGCACGCGATCGCGTTCATCGACTCGCTCGAGCGCCCCGAGCTGGTGGGCCTGAACCCCGAGGTCGGCCACGAGCAGATGGCGGGCCTGAACTTCGCCGCCGGTATTGCCCAGGCGCTGTACCACGGCAAGCTCTTCCACATCGACCTCAACGGCCAGCGCGGCATCAAGTACGACCAGGACCTCGTCTTCGGCCACGGCGACCTGCACAACGCGTTCGCCCTCGTCGACCTGCTCGAGAACGGCGGCTACTCTGCTGATGGGCACCCCGGCGTCCCCGCGTACGACGGTCCCCGTCACTTCGACTACAAGCCCTCGCGCACCGAGGACGAGTCGGGCGTCTGGGACTCGGTCTCGGCCAACATGAACACCTACCTGCTGCTCAAGGAGCGCGCCGCGGCCTTCCGCGCCGACCCCGAGGTGCAGGAGGCGCTCGCCGCCGCCAAGGTGCCCGAGCTCGCGCAGCCCACGCTGAACGAGGGCGAGTCGTACGACGACCTCCTCGCCGATCGCTCGGCGTACGAGGACTTCGACACCGACGCGTACCTCGGCGGCAAGGGCTTCGGCTTCGTCCGCCTGCAGCAGCTCGCCACCGAGCACCTGCTCGGCGCGCGCTGA
- a CDS encoding D-arabinono-1,4-lactone oxidase, whose product MTQRRDAGTTWSGNHRYRATDVLLPGDLDELAEVVASARTLRVQATRHTFNDVADSDAALVSLERLPIRVEMVGDRVRVEGLVTFAQLAPVIEAEGRALHNLGSLPHISVAGATATGTHGSGVRNGNLSSAVRALEIMDAEGQTHRIDRAHAWFPAAALGIGAFGVIIALELQTEPTYTVTQQAYTGVAWDDIAGDPERVFGGSRSVSVFTTWGDPAHDLVWAKSDDGAPDWVEELGGRPVGDDIHLGRIRTVDNTTPRGTEGPWHTRLPHFRADALPSDGDEIQSEYFVPFSAAREALAAVRAIAPAFDAQLLVTELRTVAADELWLSPAFQRDVLAIHFTWRNDTEGVLAVLPRIEAALAPFEVRPHWGKAFAMPGEAVRATLPRVDGFLAAARDADPRGVFRNDFLRRTLGL is encoded by the coding sequence GTGACCCAACGACGTGACGCCGGCACGACCTGGTCGGGCAACCACCGCTACCGCGCGACCGACGTGCTGCTTCCCGGCGATCTCGACGAGCTCGCCGAGGTCGTGGCATCCGCCCGCACCTTGCGCGTACAAGCCACGCGGCACACGTTCAATGATGTGGCCGACTCCGACGCGGCCCTGGTATCGCTCGAGCGCTTGCCGATCCGCGTCGAGATGGTGGGCGACCGCGTGCGCGTCGAGGGGCTCGTCACCTTCGCGCAACTCGCGCCCGTCATCGAGGCCGAGGGCCGTGCCCTGCACAACCTCGGCTCGCTCCCGCACATCTCCGTCGCCGGCGCCACCGCCACGGGCACCCACGGCTCGGGGGTGCGCAACGGCAATCTGTCGAGCGCCGTCCGCGCGCTGGAGATCATGGATGCCGAGGGCCAGACGCACCGGATCGATCGGGCGCACGCGTGGTTCCCCGCCGCGGCTCTCGGAATCGGCGCCTTCGGCGTGATCATCGCCCTCGAGCTGCAGACCGAGCCGACCTACACCGTGACGCAGCAGGCGTACACGGGCGTGGCCTGGGACGACATCGCCGGCGACCCCGAGCGGGTGTTCGGCGGCTCGCGCAGCGTCAGCGTCTTCACGACGTGGGGCGACCCGGCGCACGACCTCGTCTGGGCCAAGAGCGACGACGGCGCGCCCGACTGGGTGGAGGAGCTCGGCGGACGACCCGTCGGCGACGACATCCACCTCGGACGTATTCGCACCGTCGACAACACCACTCCCCGCGGCACCGAGGGCCCCTGGCACACCCGGCTGCCGCACTTCCGCGCCGATGCCCTGCCCAGCGACGGCGACGAGATCCAGTCGGAGTACTTCGTGCCGTTCTCGGCCGCGCGAGAGGCCCTCGCCGCCGTCCGCGCCATCGCGCCGGCGTTCGACGCACAGCTGCTCGTCACCGAACTTCGCACCGTCGCCGCCGACGAGCTGTGGCTCAGCCCCGCCTTCCAGCGCGACGTCCTCGCGATCCACTTCACCTGGCGCAACGACACCGAGGGCGTGCTCGCGGTGCTCCCGCGCATCGAGGCGGCGTTGGCACCGTTCGAGGTTCGCCCGCACTGGGGCAAGGCGTTCGCCATGCCCGGCGAGGCCGT
- a CDS encoding ROK family transcriptional regulator: MVTAGSRGDGMRRANLSLVLRTVHREGPRSRAALTEATGLNRSTIADLVGELQRAGLVVERASDAQGRVGRPSPIVMPDPRVVALAVNPEVDAVDIGAISLDGTVVVRERIEQPALVTPARVAELVAERLSVWHGGPLASARIVGVGAAVPGPVRAADGVVREAPHLGWIEARIGVMLADATGLRAHVGNDAALGALAEYLFGAARGAHDVVYLNGGASGIGGAVIVGGVPLGGAGGYAGEFGQNRPGIADAADRRAPDGVLEDEVSRAFLLEAVGLEGGDDAVLAAALASTTDPAAHAEVDRQRRILATALANAANVLNPAVIVLGGFLAVLAAHDLEALDAAVRTQTIPACTEGLRLAVAELGEDRLLVGAAEAVFEAALFPAR; encoded by the coding sequence ATGGTCACCGCGGGCAGTCGAGGCGACGGCATGCGCCGTGCCAACCTCTCTCTCGTGCTGCGCACCGTGCACCGGGAGGGTCCGCGATCGCGCGCCGCCCTCACCGAGGCGACGGGGCTGAACCGCTCGACGATCGCCGACCTCGTGGGGGAGTTGCAGCGCGCGGGACTCGTCGTCGAGCGCGCCTCCGACGCCCAGGGCCGCGTCGGTCGACCGTCGCCCATCGTCATGCCCGATCCCCGGGTCGTCGCCCTCGCGGTCAACCCCGAGGTCGACGCGGTCGACATCGGCGCGATCAGCCTGGACGGCACCGTCGTCGTGCGCGAGCGCATCGAGCAGCCCGCGCTGGTGACTCCGGCGCGCGTCGCCGAACTCGTCGCCGAACGCCTGTCGGTGTGGCATGGCGGCCCCCTGGCGAGCGCTCGCATCGTCGGGGTGGGCGCAGCCGTGCCCGGCCCGGTTCGCGCCGCCGACGGCGTCGTCCGCGAGGCGCCGCACCTCGGCTGGATCGAGGCGCGTATCGGGGTGATGCTCGCGGATGCCACGGGCTTGCGCGCCCACGTCGGCAACGACGCAGCCCTCGGCGCCCTGGCCGAGTACCTCTTCGGCGCCGCGCGCGGCGCGCACGACGTGGTCTACCTCAACGGCGGGGCGAGCGGCATCGGCGGTGCCGTGATCGTGGGCGGCGTCCCTCTCGGCGGGGCGGGCGGGTACGCCGGGGAGTTCGGCCAGAATCGGCCCGGCATCGCCGACGCAGCCGACCGGCGCGCACCGGACGGCGTGCTCGAAGACGAGGTCAGCCGCGCGTTCCTGCTCGAGGCCGTGGGGCTCGAGGGCGGTGACGATGCGGTCCTGGCCGCAGCCCTGGCATCCACCACCGACCCGGCGGCCCACGCGGAGGTCGACCGGCAGCGGCGGATCCTCGCGACGGCGCTCGCCAACGCCGCCAACGTGCTGAACCCCGCGGTGATCGTGCTGGGCGGGTTCCTCGCGGTCCTGGCCGCCCACGACCTCGAGGCTCTCGACGCCGCCGTGCGCACCCAGACCATCCCGGCCTGCACCGAGGGACTACGCCTGGCCGTCGCCGAGCTGGGCGAGGACCGCCTGCTCGTGGGGGCCGCCGAGGCGGTGTTCGAGGCCGCGCTGTTCCCTGCGCGCTGA
- a CDS encoding glutathione peroxidase, which yields MDLSGIPVTTLQGEQTTFGALADGKAALVVNVASRCGLSGQYETLEELHKRYADRGFTVIGFPSNQFLQELSDSEKIAEYCSATWGVTFPMTEKVKVNGRNAHPLYKELTQTPDAEGKTGRISWNFEKFVVAPDGRVTRFSPRTLPDAPEVIAAIEDALPR from the coding sequence ATGGACCTTTCCGGCATCCCCGTCACCACCCTCCAGGGCGAACAGACCACGTTCGGCGCGCTCGCCGACGGCAAGGCCGCGCTCGTCGTGAACGTCGCCTCGCGCTGCGGGCTCTCGGGTCAATACGAGACGCTCGAAGAGCTGCACAAGCGCTACGCCGACCGCGGGTTCACCGTGATCGGCTTTCCGAGCAATCAGTTCCTGCAGGAGTTGAGCGACAGCGAGAAGATCGCCGAGTACTGCTCGGCGACGTGGGGCGTCACCTTCCCCATGACCGAGAAGGTCAAGGTCAACGGTCGCAACGCCCACCCGCTGTACAAAGAGCTGACGCAGACTCCGGATGCCGAGGGCAAGACCGGCCGCATCTCGTGGAACTTCGAGAAGTTCGTGGTCGCCCCCGACGGTCGCGTCACGCGTTTCAGCCCGCGCACGCTGCCCGACGCACCCGAGGTCATCGCCGCGATCGAGGACGCGCTGCCGCGCTGA
- a CDS encoding esterase/lipase family protein: MADAVVLVSGGAAVTPYTDPERAAATGLAAGNTLTALRAHLLERGVPVFTAPARLGVGEVRVDAGWQGFDDVPVVLPEGVTINSVGAIDDAGVALAAFLRWLADEHALTGIDLVGHSMGGLFSRAAIRELASGGPRVERLITLGTPWDGAVLGDAVAGEITDADAHGDPATSTILAQAREYAAAHSQGAAEQVARGFLRPWNVAQAGVLDDIAVTAIGAGYFAAATEPAQLWPHDGLVSLRSGRADDVPAAVLPRVERHSFADDVHSIFFADAFGLPWERALTWNPEVFAVVDAARGM; this comes from the coding sequence ATGGCAGATGCCGTCGTCCTCGTCTCCGGTGGTGCGGCCGTCACGCCGTACACCGATCCCGAGCGGGCCGCGGCGACCGGTCTCGCCGCGGGCAACACCCTCACCGCGCTGCGCGCCCACCTGCTCGAGCGCGGGGTGCCGGTGTTCACCGCGCCGGCGCGCCTGGGCGTCGGAGAGGTGCGGGTGGATGCCGGATGGCAGGGCTTCGATGACGTTCCCGTCGTGCTGCCCGAGGGCGTCACCATCAACTCCGTCGGCGCGATCGACGACGCCGGCGTGGCGCTCGCCGCGTTCCTGCGGTGGCTCGCCGACGAACATGCGCTGACCGGCATCGATCTCGTCGGGCATTCGATGGGCGGGCTGTTCTCGCGGGCGGCGATCCGCGAGCTGGCGTCTGGCGGTCCGCGCGTCGAGCGCTTGATCACCCTCGGCACCCCGTGGGACGGCGCGGTGCTCGGCGACGCCGTCGCGGGCGAGATCACGGATGCCGACGCGCACGGCGACCCGGCCACCTCGACGATTCTCGCGCAGGCGCGGGAGTACGCGGCCGCGCACTCGCAGGGCGCGGCCGAGCAGGTGGCGCGGGGCTTCCTCCGACCGTGGAACGTGGCGCAGGCGGGGGTGCTCGACGATATCGCGGTGACCGCGATCGGTGCCGGGTATTTCGCGGCGGCGACCGAGCCGGCGCAGCTGTGGCCGCACGACGGCCTGGTGTCTTTGCGCAGCGGGCGCGCCGACGACGTGCCCGCTGCGGTCCTGCCCCGAGTCGAGCGGCACTCGTTCGCCGACGACGTGCACAGCATCTTCTTCGCCGACGCCTTCGGGTTGCCGTGGGAGCGTGCGCTGACGTGGAACCCGGAGGTCTTCGCCGTCGTCGACGCGGCTCGGGGAATGTGA